CGAGCGCGGCCACGACGTCCGACAGATCCGGCTCGTGACCGACAAGGACGGCGTTCTCGCGGCCCTCGGCGAAGAGGTCGGTGACGAGGCCGAGCACGTCGCGCCCCGGCTCGAGGCCCCGGGCGATCTCGAGGGGGCGCTCGCCGAAGATCTCGAGCAGCTCGGCCGCGGTCTCGCGCGCACGGACGAGGGGGCTCGTGACGATCTCGGCGGGGGCCTCGCCGGCGGACAGCAGGGCTCGGGCGACCTCACGGACGCGCTCGCGGCCCTTCGGGGTGAGCGCGCGGTCGAAATCGCGGCCCGAAGCGGCGTAGTCCTCGGCGGGGCCGTGCCGCATGATGGCGATCCTCATGGCCGGAGACTACGGGAGCCCGTGCCTCCCGCGGAAGCCCGAAAACCCTGTACCCTCGCCTCCATGGAACACGAGGTCACGCTCTACTCCGGCGGCCTGCGGCTCTCGGGGGTCCTCCGCCTGCCCGAGGGCGCTTCGGCCGGCAAGAAGGTCCCCGCCGTGGTGTGCTGCCAGGGCTTCTCGCTCGTCAAAGAGGTGTGGCTGCCCAAGAGCGCCGAGGCCCTGAACCGCGAGGGCTACGCGACGCTCAACGTCGACTACCGCTTCTTCGGCGCGAGCGAAGGCGAGCCTCGCTGCCGCCTCGTGCCCTCGATGCAGGTCGAGGACGTGCGCGCGGCCCTCACGTTCCTCGAGACCGTGCCCGAGGTCGACCCGATGCGCCTCGGCCTCTTCGGCATCAGCTTGGGCGCGAGCGTAGCCGCGGGCGCCGCCGGCAAAGACCCACGCGTGCGCGCGCTCGTGGCCGTGGCGGGCCCCGGGGACCTCGGCCGCGTGTGGTCCCAATTCCCTGATTTTCCTAAGTTTTACGAGAAGGTGCGCGAGGCGCGCCGGCACTACACGGCGACCGGCGAGGTCCGCTACGTGGCCGTGCCCAAGCTGCTCTCGTCCGACCCGGACACGTGCGCCCTGCTCGTGGCCGACGCCCCCAACTACCCTCGCTGGAGGCTCGAGATCACGTTCGAGTCGCTCATGGACCTCTTCGAGTTCGCCCCCGAGGACGACCTCCCGAAGACCCGCGCGGCCTGCCTCTTCGTGCACCCGGGCGACGACACGCTCATCGCGGGCGGCGAGATGGCGAGCATGTACGCGAAGGCCCGAGGCCCGAAGAAGCTCGTGAAGCTCCCCGGCGTGAAGCACCACGAGATCTACGGCGAGGGCAAGGGCTTCGGCCCGCTCATGGCCGAGACCCTGGCCTTCTTCGCGAGCCACCTTTGACGGCGGCTCTCTCCCGATCAGGTGTGGTCGTGGCAGAAGTAGGAGTGGAACCCGAGCGGGATCCGCTGCGGGAGCCGTAGCCGTGCGACCTCGCGCATGGTGCGGGCGTCGAGCACGAACGCGTGCGAATCGTCGGCCTCGTGGCTCGTCCCGTAGGTGACGAGGTAGCCGTCGTCCTCGCCGGTGAGGGAGCCTGCGCGGGCGAACGCCGCTTCGCCCACGAACGTGCCGGCGGGCGCGTCCCACACGAGCTTCGCGCCGGTCTCGAGGTCGTATTTCACGAGGCCGTCGAACTTGAGGGCCTCGTCGGGGGCGACGCGCGGGTTGTACGAGTAGCGGGCCTTTTTGCCCTGGATCGCGTCGTTGATGCGAGGGAACTCGGTCGCGAGATCGTCGAGCTGGCGCTCCTTGGTCTTGCCCGTGTCGAGGTCGAAGCGCCACTCGTAGAGGTGGGGCACGAGCTCGATCGAGTCGAGCCGCGCGACCTTGCCCGTCGCGTCGCGCTTCTCGGGGATCGGGTCGCGCACACGGCAGCCCACGAGCACGATCTCGCGGCCCTCCTCGTAGGCGTTGATGGTATGATACATGTAACAGGGCTCGGCCTCGAACCAGCGCACGTCGCTCGCGTAGCCGAGGCGGGGGAGCACACCGAAGCGGCTCGGGGTGCCGCGATCGAAGGCGATGCGCATCTTGCCCTGGGCGAGGCGGGCCTGGTCCCACCCCATCGGAAAATCGAGGAGAATCGAGTAGTTCTCCGTGATCGCCATGTCGTGCAGCACGTGGGGCGTGGGGATCTCGATCGCCTCGTAGCGCACGAGCTCGCCCTCGGCCGAGACGAGGCCGTACCGGAGATGCGGGCTCTTCACCATGGAGTAGTCGAAGAACACGAGCTCGTTCGTGCGCGGATCGACCTTGGGGTGCGCCGAGAAGCCGCCGGTGAGCTTCTTGCCGAAGCGCTCGGGGCCGAGGGTCGAGAGGTCGCGCGTGGACAGCTCGTACGGTGTGCCCGAGAGCCACCAGAGGGCGAAGAGGCGCCCGCGGTGGAACACGAGGTCGGTGTTCGCGGTGTCCTTGATGGGGCCGCCGGGGAGGCCCATGGCCTCGGGGCGAACGGGCTCCAAGATGCCCGTGTAGAGGGCCTTGCCCGCCTCGCGCTCGGCCTTGAAGCCGCGCGTCTCGACCCAGCGGTTTCGGTAGGTGGCGCGCCCGTTCTCGAACCGCAGGCCGTGCACCATGCCGTCGCCGTCGAACCAGTGGTACTTGCCGATGGGCGAAAATTGCGGGCTCGGCGAGTTGCGGACGTAGAGGCCGCGGAGGTCCTTCGGGAGCTCGCCCGAGACGACGATGGCCTCGCCGGAGAGCTCACGGTGGATGGGCGTGTGCTCGAGCTCGAGGTATCCGGTGGTCGGCGCGGCCTGGGTCATGCGGAGAGGCTACGCGCCCGACGCGCCGAAAAAAAGCCCCGACGGACGTCCGGGCGGCCACCGATAGCCGAGCCGTGGCCAAGCGACCACGACGAGCCCGAGGCGCGGTAGCTTCGTCTCATGCGCGACGTCTTCGTCCTCGGCTCGTTCACCACCCCCTTCCGGCGCGCGCCGGAGAAGACCCACCACGATCTCACGCGCGAGGCGCTCGAGGGCGTGCTCGCCGACGCGGGCATCGAGGCCTCGCGCATCGACGCGACCTACTTCGGGAGCGCCGCGCTCCACGTGTTCGGTCAGCCCAACATCGGCGGCCAGGTGCTGCTGCTCCCCCTCGCGCGCGAGGGGAAATACCCTCACGCGGCGCCCATCACGAACGTCGAGGGTGGCTGCGCCACGGGAGGGCTCGCGCTCATGGCGGCGCGCGCGGCGGTCGCGGCGGGCGACTGCGAGGTGGCCCTGGTCCTCGGGGTCGAGAAGGTGTTCTTGCCCGAGGCGCCGCAGAAGATGTGGGAGCTCTTCGAGGGGGGCACGGATCGCCTCCACGCGGCCGAGGCGCGCGCGCTCTACGCCGGGAAGGCCGCGTTCTGCGGAGGGGTGTTCGAGCCGCACCCCGCGCGCATCACCATCCTCGACGCCGTCGCGCTCGAGGCCTCGTGGCACATGGCGCGCTACGGGACGACGAAGGCCCAGCTCGCCCACGTCGCGTCGAAGAACCACGCGCACGGCGTGAAGAACCCGAACGCGCAGTACCGCGAGGCCATGAGCGTCGAGGCCGTGCTCGCCGACAAAGGCGTCGTGGGCCCGTTCACGCGGAGCATGTGCGCGCCCATCAGCGACGGCGCCGCGGCGGTGCTCGTCGGGAGCCGCGAGGCCCTGCTCTCGCTCGGCAGCACGCGCCCTCGGGTGCGCCTCGCCGCGATCGCCGCGGCCAACGGCACGCGCACCTCTCCCGACATGCCCTCGGTCACCACGTTCGCCGCGAAAAAAG
The DNA window shown above is from Myxococcales bacterium and carries:
- the sixA gene encoding phosphohistidine phosphatase SixA — protein: MRIAIMRHGPAEDYAASGRDFDRALTPKGRERVREVARALLSAGEAPAEIVTSPLVRARETAAELLEIFGERPLEIARGLEPGRDVLGLVTDLFAEGRENAVLVGHEPDLSDVVAALVGAHPPQGMLKAMVVSIELTADTTSRHGRGFASVSRFVLDPKTLVLHR
- a CDS encoding alpha/beta fold hydrolase — its product is MEHEVTLYSGGLRLSGVLRLPEGASAGKKVPAVVCCQGFSLVKEVWLPKSAEALNREGYATLNVDYRFFGASEGEPRCRLVPSMQVEDVRAALTFLETVPEVDPMRLGLFGISLGASVAAGAAGKDPRVRALVAVAGPGDLGRVWSQFPDFPKFYEKVREARRHYTATGEVRYVAVPKLLSSDPDTCALLVADAPNYPRWRLEITFESLMDLFEFAPEDDLPKTRAACLFVHPGDDTLIAGGEMASMYAKARGPKKLVKLPGVKHHEIYGEGKGFGPLMAETLAFFASHL
- a CDS encoding carotenoid oxygenase family protein, coding for MTQAAPTTGYLELEHTPIHRELSGEAIVVSGELPKDLRGLYVRNSPSPQFSPIGKYHWFDGDGMVHGLRFENGRATYRNRWVETRGFKAEREAGKALYTGILEPVRPEAMGLPGGPIKDTANTDLVFHRGRLFALWWLSGTPYELSTRDLSTLGPERFGKKLTGGFSAHPKVDPRTNELVFFDYSMVKSPHLRYGLVSAEGELVRYEAIEIPTPHVLHDMAITENYSILLDFPMGWDQARLAQGKMRIAFDRGTPSRFGVLPRLGYASDVRWFEAEPCYMYHTINAYEEGREIVLVGCRVRDPIPEKRDATGKVARLDSIELVPHLYEWRFDLDTGKTKERQLDDLATEFPRINDAIQGKKARYSYNPRVAPDEALKFDGLVKYDLETGAKLVWDAPAGTFVGEAAFARAGSLTGEDDGYLVTYGTSHEADDSHAFVLDARTMREVARLRLPQRIPLGFHSYFCHDHT
- a CDS encoding thiolase family protein, which translates into the protein MRDVFVLGSFTTPFRRAPEKTHHDLTREALEGVLADAGIEASRIDATYFGSAALHVFGQPNIGGQVLLLPLAREGKYPHAAPITNVEGGCATGGLALMAARAAVAAGDCEVALVLGVEKVFLPEAPQKMWELFEGGTDRLHAAEARALYAGKAAFCGGVFEPHPARITILDAVALEASWHMARYGTTKAQLAHVASKNHAHGVKNPNAQYREAMSVEAVLADKGVVGPFTRSMCAPISDGAAAVLVGSREALLSLGSTRPRVRLAAIAAANGTRTSPDMPSVTTFAAKKAFAKAKLTASEVHLAEVHDATAFAEIAATEDLGLCAAGEGGAFAVSGATSHGGRVPVNLSGGLESKGHPLAASGLAMAHELALHLTGRAEARQSGSPGVGLFHNAGGLVGFDEATAVVGLLVREG